A genomic region of Haliotis asinina isolate JCU_RB_2024 chromosome 1, JCU_Hal_asi_v2, whole genome shotgun sequence contains the following coding sequences:
- the LOC137256567 gene encoding cytochrome P450 1A1-like codes for MTGSAPPVDESTHSHDGESLLQRLLLPLDILHTDCLYTHHWTLILAATSLSLFFIFKKTQKHLPPGPWTWPLIGHINYFRNKPHIKLSNLKEKYGDIYRLRMGSHKFVVACSLEAVLEGLIHKGGDFSDRPDFEVCHILYNGNRHQGISTADYGEKTAMKRNFLDFSLDVYCSNSDNIEDIVAADILEVVNKFVETDKPLDPFYTVESACLNIMTRLAYGQRFDPAGRVMQEILSTFHARNFAKCFNAVDYVPFLKAFSPREDLEFVQEKTMQQILYQRKIMNVHKDSYDPGSIRDMMDHLLLYLETGEDHGLMEKEDIDFLMMDFANAGYETTAVVLTWLLGYMAMNPDIQVKVQQELDGVVGNDRLPSLQDQPYLPYTSAVIFEAERLASVYPFLQPHVARSNCKLQGFDITEGTILLMNVWSIHHDSRYWKHPMKFNPRRFLTEENSLEIPDHFLPYGAGTRRCPGESLAEIMLFLFFSTIMHQLTVKPVSKKFCLEGEYDFLIRPQPFALEFEEREG; via the exons TTCTTCATCTTCAAGAAGACACAAAAGCATCTTCCTCCAGGCCCTTGGACTTGGCCACTGATCGGACATATCAACTACTTTCGCAACAAGCCTCATATCAAGCTGTCAAACCTCAAAGAGAAGTATGGCGATATCTACCGATTGCGAATGGGCAGCCATAAATTTGTGGTTGCTTGCTCGCTAGAGGCAGTTTTGGAAGGGCTGATACATAAAGGTGGAGACTTCAGTGATCGACCCGACTTTGAGGTGTGTCATATCCTGTATAATGGAAACAGACATCAAG GTATCAGCACAGCTGATTATGGTGAGAAGACTGCAATGAAGAGGAATTTCCTGGACTTCAGTCTTGATGTTTACTGCTCCAACTCAGACAACATCGAGGACATAGTGGCAGCAGACATCTTGGAAGTTGTCAATAAATTTGTTGAGACTGACAAACCCCTGGATCCTTTCTATACTGTTGAATCTGCATGTCTGAATATCATGACTCGGCTAGCGTATGGACAGAGGTTTGACCCAGCAGGTCGAGTCATGCAAGAGATCCTGTCAACATTTCATGCCCGGAATTTCGCCAAATGCTTCAATGCTGTTGACTATGTGCCATTCCTGAAAGCTTTTTCACCAAGAGAAGATTTGGAGTTTGTTCAAGAAAAGACCATGCAACAGATTCTGTATCAGAGGAAGATCATGAATGTGCACAAGGACAGCTACGATCCCGGGAGTATCCGTGACATGATGGATCATCTACTCCTGTACCTGGAGACCGGGGAGGACCATGGGTTGATGGAGAAGGAGGACATCGACTTCCTCATGATGGACTTCGCCAACGCTGGGTATGAGACCACCGCTGTTGTCCTCACGTGGCTTCTGGGATACATGGCCATGAACCCTGACATCCAGGTCAAGGTTCAACAGGAACTGGATGGTGTTGTGGGCAATGACCGACTACCGTCTCTACAAGATCAACCATATCTCCCTTATACAAGTGCTGTTATCTTTGAAGCAGAGAGACTGGCATCAGTTTACCCTTTCCTTCAGCCACACGTTGCCAGGAGCAACTGCAAGTTACAAG GCTTCGACATAACAGAGGGTACCATCTTGCTGATGAATGTCTGGAGCATCCACCATGACAGCCGATACTGGAAGCACCCGATGAAGTTCAACCCCAGAAG attcctCACAGAGGAAAACTCCCTGGAGATTCCTGACCACTTCCTGCCGTATGGTGCTGGAACACGGCGCTGTCCTGGAGAAAGTCTGGCTGAGATCATGCTGTTCTTGTTCTTCTCTACTATCATGCATCAACTGACCGTCAAACCAGTCTCCAAGAAATTCTGCCTGGAGGGAGAGTACGACTTCCTTATCCGACCACAGCCATTTGCACTGGAGTTTGAGGAGAGAGAAGGCTGA